A portion of the Parasteatoda tepidariorum isolate YZ-2023 chromosome 5, CAS_Ptep_4.0, whole genome shotgun sequence genome contains these proteins:
- the LOC139425668 gene encoding uncharacterized protein has translation MKTNKAPGPDGIPSEVVRDLYYCNKTWFKGAFNKCLQYGSFRDSWKIALICLIPKPGKDHTRPQNYRPIALLSIWGKILDKLITQRLTYHLEINNVIHSDQYGFRRGRGTEDALRTLVDYVKQSKLEGCHTVGIAMDIKNAFNSGNWYILKRELNNLNLSDSLLVIVYDFLHHRSVGFNFNDTIIISSINIGVPRGSSLGPVLWLILINSLLTNFKFSNSKLLAFADDIFLLTKNSILYQLDKQASTIIENLTDWAKSHKLALALEKTFAITFPKGTKCVRRLPCIKMEDTNSAYIKNVKTLKIPLLNITKCYFTTSTEALQILAGITPIDLTIRQSIAIKQQFWNNNNQDTFDNDYQIKYLNEYSPPPNCTYDPTQLRIINTGYSGPSGTGYEIYTDGSRRQVINNETNEYEYKVGSGFLVKLNGETIHQQSVRINDESSIYPAELTAIYLAVSWAIEADIQELVLFSDSKSSLQALENPTPRDIIVENIKSIIQHRNYRFNWIKAHSGEAGNEEADALAKAGTLLSGVDFYYSITRPQLNYKLRQVSRDLWQERWDRSSNGRHTNKFFPKVSDKLLNCDFYINQFYTAHGVFGEHQSRFFQKSSSCKYCGKSQTVQHLIAECPKFSTLRGNHINIREPIEKWCRTKQQQQIIREIIKSTLEDTITMDDPMDPIHLG, from the exons atgaaaacaaacaaGGCTCCTGGTCCAGATGGGATCCCCTCAGAAGTCGTTAGGGATCTCTATTATTGTAACAAGACTTGGTTTAAAGGGGCCTTTAACAAATGTCTGCAATATGGATCCTTCCGGGATAGCTGGAAGATTGCATTGATCTGCTTAATCCCAAAACCAGGGAAAGATCATACCCGGCCACAAAACTACCGCCCAATTGCCCTGCTCTCTATCTGGGGCAAGATCCTGGATAAACTCATTACGCAAAGACTGACCTACCACTTAGAAATCAATAATGTAATCCATAGTGATCAATATGGCTTCAGGAGAGGCAGGGGAACCGAAGACGCACTGAGAACATTAGTGGACTATGTTAAGCAATCAAAACTGGAGGGTTGTCATACCGTGGGCATAGCCATGGATATTAAAAACGCATTTAATTCAGGAAATTGGTATATTTTGAAACGGGAGTTGAACAATCTTAATCTTAGCGACTCACTACTGGTAATTGTTTATGACTTTTTACACCATCGCTCtgttggttttaattttaatgataccaTCATCATATCTTCAATCAATATTGGAGTTCCCCGGGGCTCGTCTTTAGGACCAGTTCTATGGCTCATCCTCATCAATTCGCTTTTAACTAACTTTAAGTTTAGCAATAGCAAACTGCTGGCATTTGCCGACGATATCTTTCTCTTAACTAAAAACTCAATACTCTATCAACTAGATAAACAGGCCTCTACTATTATTGAGAACCTGACAGATTGGGCCAAGAGCCACAAATTAGCACTCGCACTAGAAAAAACCTTTGCAATTACGTTTCCCAAGGGCACAAAATGTGTCCGTAGACTCCCGTGCATAAAAATGGAGGACACGAACAGtgcatatattaaaaatgttaagaccCTTAA AATTCCCCTGTTAAACATCACTAAATGTTACTTCACCACTAGTACGGAGGCACTGCAAATCCTCGCAGGTATTACACCAATTGACCTAACAATTAGACAATCCATCGCAATTAAGCAACAATTTTGGAATAACAATAATCAGGATACCTTCGATAACGATTACCAGATTAAATACCTGAACGAATATTCCCCGCCCCCAAATTGTACTTACGACCCAACTCAATTAAGGATTATTAATACGGGATACAGCGGGCCAAGCGGAACAGGGTACGAAATATACACGGACGGAAGCAGAAGGCAGGTAATTAACAACGAAACCAACGAATATGAATACAAAGTTGGTAGTGGCTTCTTGGTCAAACTTAACGGCGAAACTATACACCAACAGTCTGTCAGAATAAATGACGAATCAAGTATATACCCGGCTGAGCTGACCGCCATCTACCTGGCTGTTTCTTGGGCAATTGAGGCAGATATACAAGAGTTAGTACTTTTTTCGGACTCCAAATCCTCATTACAGGCCCTAGAGAATCCCACACCAAGGGACATTATAGTCGAAAACATTAAGAGTATTATTCAACACAGGAATTACCGGTTCAACTGGATCAAGGCTCACTCGGGGGAAGCTGGAAATGAGGAAGCGGATGCTCTAGCAAAAGCGGGCACTCTGCTCAGTGGAGTAGATTTTTACTACTCTATTACAAGACCACAGCTTAATTATAAACTACGGCAGGTCAGCAGAGATTTATGGCAAGAAAGGTGGGACCGTTCATCAAACGGGAGACATACCAACAAGTTTTTTCCAAAAGTCAgcgataaacttttaaattgtgacTTTTACATAAACCAATTCTATACCGCCCACGGAGTGTTCGGAGAACACCAATCGAgattttttcagaaatcatCTAGCTGCAAATACTGCGGCAAAAGCCAAACGGTTCAACATCTAATTGCAGAATGTCCTAAATTCTCGAC